A genome region from Brachymonas denitrificans includes the following:
- the dapF gene encoding diaminopimelate epimerase — MRIPFSKMQGAGNDFVVLDETRTRYHLRPEHYRFLGDRRYGVGADQILTVRPATQPGVDFAYVIHNADGGEVEQCGNGARCFVRFVQEQGMTDKARIRVQVQHGIIELEALPDGLVTVDMGAPRLDPAALPFVADGLTQRLQGEAELWRLDLSAAGIGAPVEVALVSMGNPHAVLLVDDVMAAAVQAVGPAVQALPAFPNSVNVGFLQVLDRGHVRLRVYERGAGETLACGTGACAAVVAGIRLGLLDSPVQVDALGGTLRIAWQGGDAPVLMSGPATTVYHGEIDLPDHPWLPDVSKVPA; from the coding sequence ATGCGAATTCCCTTTAGCAAGATGCAGGGGGCGGGCAATGATTTCGTCGTGCTGGACGAAACGCGCACCCGCTACCACCTGCGTCCCGAGCACTACCGCTTTCTGGGCGACCGCCGCTACGGCGTGGGTGCCGACCAGATCCTGACCGTGCGCCCGGCCACGCAGCCCGGCGTCGACTTCGCCTATGTCATCCATAACGCCGATGGCGGCGAGGTGGAGCAGTGCGGCAATGGCGCGCGCTGCTTCGTGCGCTTCGTGCAGGAGCAAGGCATGACCGACAAGGCGCGCATCCGCGTGCAGGTGCAACACGGCATCATCGAACTCGAAGCGCTGCCCGATGGCCTGGTGACTGTGGACATGGGCGCGCCCCGTCTGGACCCGGCCGCGTTGCCCTTCGTTGCCGATGGCCTGACGCAGCGCTTGCAGGGCGAGGCCGAACTCTGGCGTCTGGACCTGTCCGCTGCCGGCATTGGCGCCCCTGTGGAGGTGGCGCTGGTTTCCATGGGCAATCCCCATGCCGTGCTGCTGGTGGACGACGTGATGGCGGCGGCGGTGCAGGCTGTCGGCCCCGCCGTGCAGGCCTTGCCGGCCTTCCCGAACAGTGTCAACGTCGGCTTCCTGCAGGTGCTCGATCGCGGCCACGTCCGGCTGCGCGTGTACGAGCGCGGGGCTGGCGAAACGCTGGCTTGCGGCACCGGCGCCTGCGCCGCCGTGGTCGCGGGCATTCGCCTGGGCCTGCTCGATTCGCCGGTGCAGGTGGATGCACTGGGCGGCACCCTGCGCATTGCCTGGCAGGGCGGGGATGCGCCCGTGCTGATGAGCGGCCCCGCCACCACCGTGTACCACGGTGAAATTGATCTGCCAGACCACCCCTGGCTTCCGGATGTTTCCAAGGTTCCTGCATGA
- a CDS encoding DUF484 family protein yields MNANEFAPITERDIAEFLIQNPGFFERNAELLSAVQLGSAHGQRVVSLHERQAEMLRDKIKVLEHRLVEMIRHGSNNSVTTNRLLKWATGLYLEHDLNALPGKICNDMRDVFMVPQAALRVWGVTPEFADQPFAQGVSADARNFASSLSAPYCGMHVGVEAVKWLEEPTQAASLALLPLRPAGQPRAPAFGMLVLASPDTQRYQEDMATDFLERIAEIASAALSRLTTPGPSGTGTAPSVAEAAPAADATVAAGAARMAAVAPAVGDASSGAADGAGTAPTMEPVESVTSESR; encoded by the coding sequence ATGAACGCCAACGAATTTGCCCCCATTACCGAGCGCGATATCGCCGAATTCCTGATCCAGAACCCTGGCTTCTTCGAGCGCAATGCCGAGCTGCTGTCTGCCGTGCAGTTGGGCAGCGCGCACGGCCAGCGCGTGGTCAGCCTGCATGAGCGCCAGGCCGAGATGCTGCGCGACAAGATCAAGGTGCTGGAGCATCGCCTGGTGGAAATGATCCGCCACGGCAGCAACAACAGTGTGACAACCAACCGCCTGCTTAAATGGGCCACCGGCCTGTATCTGGAGCACGACCTGAACGCGCTGCCCGGCAAGATCTGCAACGACATGCGCGACGTGTTCATGGTGCCGCAGGCGGCGCTGCGCGTCTGGGGCGTCACGCCCGAATTTGCCGATCAGCCCTTCGCCCAGGGCGTGAGCGCCGATGCGCGCAACTTCGCCTCGTCCCTGAGCGCACCGTACTGCGGCATGCATGTGGGCGTGGAAGCCGTGAAGTGGCTGGAAGAGCCCACGCAGGCGGCCTCGCTGGCCTTGCTGCCGCTGCGCCCGGCCGGACAGCCGCGCGCGCCGGCCTTCGGCATGCTGGTGCTGGCGTCGCCCGATACCCAGCGCTATCAGGAAGACATGGCGACGGATTTCCTGGAGCGCATTGCCGAGATCGCCAGTGCAGCGCTGTCGCGGCTGACGACGCCGGGGCCATCCGGCACGGGCACGGCGCCATCCGTGGCAGAAGCCGCGCCGGCAGCCGATGCCACCGTCGCGGCCGGTGCGGCCCGGATGGCGGCTGTCGCACCCGCTGTTGGGGACGCCTCCTCCGGAGCCGCGGACGGCGCAGGGACAGCGCCCACCATGGAACCGGTAGAGAGCGTT